Proteins encoded in a region of the Triticum dicoccoides isolate Atlit2015 ecotype Zavitan chromosome 3A, WEW_v2.0, whole genome shotgun sequence genome:
- the LOC119271911 gene encoding uncharacterized protein LOC119271911 encodes MSQPHRRSTGNGGAVSGAGGGGDYIKSWIMCGNLQRSFGSLVREPCGLNPDPYYLKGGKMLRPEKWNACFDTDGKVIGFRKALKFIVLGGMDPSIRAEVWEFLLGCYALSSTTEYRRKLRAARRERYQCLVRQCKSMHPSIGTGELAYAVGSKLMDVRTMPKENDSREEVSTSQRDSENAPGSTVENSNLNYDSGGAPQSQSCSKSAEVAGFNTHNDSPVYNSSKFMVSSTVVNSCLSDSGDYNDMGEPRYDSETFMEYPSLPGTNLFANDGGDVNGVDESLCSFSVPEDRLRQRDERMHSFQINNNIDLIMESNSSDLFRASNSDSAIFHSDAFKQDRWLDDIGYNREIVDSLKISDAPEADFVDGTKSDSPVANKDRVAEWLWTLHRIVVDVVRTDSHLDFYGESRNMARMSDILAVYAWVDPSTGYCQGMSDLLSPFVVLYEDDADAFWCFEMLLRRMRENFQLEGPTGVMKQLEALWKIMELTDTELFEHLSAIGAESLHFAFRMLLVLFRRELSFEESLSMWEMMWAADFDEDAIRNLEANCLEPLLLDVKNDFSCEVKEESRVNKYTRRKSKSRRSHRRNGEIRVSCNPGVKSSTRNPLCGLSGATIWARHQHMPHLSTNVLTKNGDDELPIFCVAAILIINRHKIIRDTHSIDDAIKMFNDNILKINVKRCVRLAVRLRKKYQYKNQPPDDLISTAGAASALSKMLGGLYGDLPPPTSAAGDDDKPTASVWSSATKMAPPTLRKPSATFAPPTSLLRNQHPRPAAPKPSAAQPPHPLPLASATTTTTTAASFHPALVAVQSTVLEEYDPARPNDYEDYRKEKLKRAKDAEMKKELDRRRREDQERERERELREAEARLREEQSRASSLNISGEEAWKRRAAMSGAGGGATPQRASSPPHGDASGFSIPGSSSSGLGLGAGGQMTAAQRMMAKMGWKEGQGLGKQEQGITAPLVARKTDRRAGVIVDESSSRRPRSANFEGQPTRVVLLRNMIGPGEVDDELEDEIASECSKFGAVLRVLIFEITQANFPADEAVRIFVLFERTEDSTKALVELEGRYFGGRIVHATFFDEGRFERNELAPMPGEVPGFD; translated from the exons ATGTCCCAGCCGCACAGGCGCAGCACCGGGAACGGCGGGGCGGTCTCaggcgcgggcgggggaggggactACATCAAGTCATGGATCATGTGCGGCAACCTGCAGCGCAGCTTCGGCTCCCTCGTCCGCGAGCCCTGCGGCCTCAACCCGGACCCCTACTACCTCAAG GGGGGCAAAATGCTCAGGCCAGAGAAATGGAACGCGTGTTTCGACACCGACGGAAAGGTCATCGGCTTCCGTAAGGCCCTCAAGTTCATTGTCTTAGGG GGCATGGATCCCTCTATTCGAGCAGAAGTTTGGGAGTTTCTTCTTGGGTGCTATGCCTTAAGTAGCACAACAGAGTATAGGAGGAAACTAAGAGCCGCTCGAAG GGAGAGATATCAATGTTTAGTTAGGCAATGCAAGAGTATGCACCCAAGCATTGGTACAGGTGAGCTTGCGTATGCTGTTGGCTCAAAGCTGATGGATGTCAGGACTATGCCAAAAGAAAATGACAGTAGAGAAGAAGTCAGCACAAGTCAACGAGACTCAGAAAATGCACCTGGCAGTACAGTAGAAAACTCCAACTTAAATTATGACTCTGGTGGAGCACCACAGTCACAAAGCTGTAGCAaatcagctgaagtagctggtttcAACACACATAATGATAGCCCTGTATATAATTCATCCAAATTTATGGTGTCCTCCACAGTGGTGAATAGTTGCTTGTCAGATTCTGGGGATTACAATGACATGGGTGAACCAAGATATGACAGTGAGACATTCATGGAGTATCCCTCCCTGCCTGGTACAAACTTGTTCGCAAATGATGGTGGGGATGTCAATGGGGTTGACGAAAGTCTTTGTAGTTTCTCAGTTCCTGAAGATAGGTTAAGACAACGTGACGAACGCATGCACAGCTTCCAAATCAATAATAACATAGATCTCATTATGGAGTCCAATTCCAGTGATCTGTTTCGGGCTAGCAACAGCGACTCAGCCATCTTTCACTCTGATGCGTTCAAACAGGATAGATGGTTAGATGACATTGGCTACAACAGGGAAATAGTAGATTCTTTGAAGATATCTGATGCGCCAGAAGCAGATTTTGTTGACGGAACCAAATCCGACAGTCCAGTCGCAAACAAAGACAGAGTCGCCGAGTGGCTATGGACACTGCATAGAATTG TGGTCGATGTTGTCAGAACAGATAGCCATCTTGATTTCTATGGAGAATCAAGAAATATGGCGAGAATGTCAGATATACTTGCAGTTTATGCATGGGTTGATCCTTCCACTGGATACTGTCAAG GTATGAGCGATCTGCTTTCCCCTTTTGTTGTTCTATACGAGGATGATGCAGATGCCTTTTGGTGTTTTGAGATGTTACTGAGAAGGATG CGTGAAAATTTCCAGCTCGAGGGACCGACAGGAGTTATGAAGCAGTTGGAAGCATTGTGGAAGATCATGGAATTGACCGATacggaattatttgagcatttatcaGCAATTGGTGCGGAAAGCCTCCATTTTGCTTTCCGGATGCTGCTAGTGCTTTTTCGTCGAGAGCTATCTTTTGAGGAGTCGCTGAGCATGTGGGAG ATGATGTGGGCTGCTGATTTTGACGAAGATGCAATTAGGAATTTGGAAGCAAACTGCCTAGAACCATTGCTACTGGATGTGAAGAATGATTTTTCATGTGAGGTCAAAGAAGAGTCCCGGGTGAACAAGTACACGAGAAGAAAATCCAAAAGTAGGAGATCCCATCGTAGAAATGGTGAAATCCGCGTGTCTTGCAACCCTGGAGTGAAATCTAGTACAAGAAATCCCCTGTGTGGCTTGTCAGGTGCCACTATCTGGGCAAGGCATCAACATATGCCTCATTTGAGTACAAATGTCTTGACAAAGAATGGAGACGACGAACTGCCTATATTCTGTGTAGCAGCAATCTTGATAATCAATCGACACAAGATTATTAGAGATACTCACTCAATAGATGATGCTATCAAG ATGTTCAACGACAATATACTGAAAATCAATGTAAAAAGATGCGTGCGCCTGGCTGTCAGGCTGAGGAAGAAGTACCAGTACAAG AATCAACCACCCGACGACTTAATTTCCACCGCCGGTGCGGCCTCTGCTTTGTCGAAGATGCTGGGCGGACTGTACGGcgacctcccgccgcccacctcggcggccggcgacgacGACAAGCCGACGGCCTCCGTCTGGTCGAGCGCCACCAAGATGGCGCCGCCGACCCTCCGCAAGCCCTCCGCGACCTTCGCCCCTCCCACGTCCCTCCTCAGGAACCAGCACCCCCGCCCCGCCGCTCCCAAGCCCAGCGCCGCGCAGccgccgcaccccctccccctcgcctccgccaccaccaccaccaccaccgcggcCTCCTTCCACCCCGCCCTCGTCGCCGTGCAGTCCACCGTGCTCGAGGAGTACGACCCCGCCAGGCCCAACGACTACGAGGACTACCGCAAGGAGAAGCTCAAGCGGGCCAAGGACGCCGAGATGAAGAAGGAGCTCGACCGGAGGCGCCGCGAGGaccaggagagggagagggagcgcgAGCTGAGGGAGGCCGAGGCCCGCCTCCGCGAGGAGCAGTCCAGGGCCTCCTCCCTCAACATATCCGGCGAGGAGGCCTGGAAGAGGAGGGCCGCCATgagcggcgctggcggcggcgctaCTCCTCAGAGGGCCTCGTCTCCGCCCCACGGCGATGCCAGTGGCTTCTCCATcccaggctcctcctcctctggatTGGGCCTGGGCGCTGGCGGCCAGATGACCGCTGCCCAGAGAATGATGGCCAAGATGGGGTGGAAGGAAGGCCAGGGGCTTGGCAAGCAGGAGCAGGGAATCACAGCGCCTCTGGTTGCTAGGAAGACCGACCGGAGGGCAGGGGTTATTGTCGATGAGAGCAGTTCCAGGAGGCCCAGATCAGCCAACTTTGAAGGCCAGCCCACCAGAGTAGTGCTTCTGCGCAATATG